In a genomic window of Balaenoptera ricei isolate mBalRic1 chromosome 3, mBalRic1.hap2, whole genome shotgun sequence:
- the DOCK6 gene encoding dedicator of cytokinesis protein 6 isoform X2 → MAAAERRAFAHKINRTVAAEVRKQVSRERSGSPHSSRRCSSSLGVPLTEVIEPLDFEDVLLSRPPDAEPGPLRDLVEFPADDLELLLQPRECRTTEPGIPEDGKLDAQVRAAVEMYTEDWIIAHRRYQHLSAAYSPITIETQRERQKGLTRQVFEQDASGDERSSPEDSDDPRHSSGSPDDTPRSSGASGIFDLRNLAADSLLPSLLERAAPEDVDRRNEALRRQHRPRALLALYPAPDEDEAVERCSRPEPPREHFGQRILVKCLSLKFEIEIEPIFGILALYDVREKKKISENFYFDLNSDSMKGLLRAHGTHPAISTLARSAIFSVTYPSPDIFLVIKLEKVLQQGDISECCEPYMVMKEVDTAKNKEKLEKLRLAAEQFCTRLGRYRMPFAWTAVHLANIVSSAGQSDRDSDSEGERRPTWTDRRRRGPQDRTSSGDDACSFSGFRPATLTVTNFFKQEAERLSDEDLFKFLADMRRPTSLLRRLRPVTAQLKIDISPAPENPHFCLSPELLHVKPYPDPRGRPTKEILEFPAREVYAPHTSYRNLLYVYPHSLNFSSRQGSVRNLTVRVQYMAGEDPSQALPVIFGKSSCSEFTREAFTPVVYHNKSPEFYEEFKLRLPACVTENHHLLFTFYHVSCQPRPGTALETPVGFTWIPLLQHGRLRTGPFCLPVSVDQPPPSYSVLTPDVALPGMRWVDGHKGVFSVELTAVSSVHPQDPYLDKFFTLVHVLEEGAFPFRLKDAVLSESTVEQELRASLVALRLASPEPLVAFSHHVLDKLVRLVVRPPIIGGQIVNLGRVAFEAMAHVVSLVHRSLEAAQDARGHCPVLAAYVYYAFRLPGTEPSLPGGAPPVTLQPATLARGPGRPASLYLARSKSISSSNPDLAVAPGSVDDEVSRILASKGIDRSHSWVNSAYAPGGSKAVLRRAPPYCGADPRQAIDRSSSRTSSYLEGSSSAPPATQPRPTVQKLLHEELALQWVVSGSAVREAVLQHAWFFFQLMVKSMALHLLLGQKLDTPRKLRFPGRFLDDIAALVGSVGLEVITRVHKDVELAEHLNASLAFFLSDLLSLVDRGFVFSLVRAHYKQVATRLQSAPNPAVLLTLRMDFTRILCGHEHYVTLNLPCCPLSPPASPSPSVSSTTSQSSTFSSQAPDPKVISMFELSGSFRQQHFLAGLLLTELALALDPEAEGASLLHKKAISAVHSLLCGHDADPRYAEATVKARVAELYLPLLSLARDTLPRLHDFAEGPGQRSRLASMLDSDTEGEGDIGGTINPSVAMAIAGGPLAPGSRASISQGPATAARSGCALSAESSRTLLVCVLWVLKNAEPALLQRWAADLALPQLGRLLDLLYLCLAAFEYKGKKAFERINSLTFKKSLDMKARLEEAILGTIGARQEMVRRSRERSPFGNQENVRWRKSVTHWRQTSDRVDKTKDEMEHEALVDGNLATEASLVVLDTLEIIVQTVMLSEARESILGAVLKVVLYSLGSAQSALFLQHGLATQRALVSKFPELLFEEDTELCADLCLRLLRHCGSRISAIRTHASASLYLLMRQNFEIGNNFARVKMQVTMSLSSLVGTTQNFSEDHLRRSLKTILTYAEEDVGLRDSTFAEQVQDLMFNLHMILTDTVKMKEHQEDPEMLIDLMYRIARGYQGSPDLRLTWLQNMAGKHAELGNHAEAAQCMVHAAALVAEYLALLEDSRHLPVGCVSFQNISSNVLEESAISDDILSPDEEGFCSGKHFTELGLVGLLEQAAAYFTMGGLYEAVNEVYKTLIPILEAHRDYKKLAAVHGKLQEAFTKIMHQSSGWERVFGTYFRVGFYGARFGDLDEQEFVYKEPSITKLAEISHRLEEFYTERFGEDVVQIIKDSNPVDKTKLDPQKAYIQITYVEPHFDTYELKDRVTYFDRNYGLRTFLFCTPFTPDGRAHGELPEQHKRKTLLSTDHAFPYIKTRIRVCHREETVLTPVEVAIEDMQKKTRELAFATEQDPPDAKMLQMVLQGSVGPTVNQGPLEVAQVFLAEIPQDPKLFRHHNKLRLCFKDFCKKCEDALRKNKALIGPDQKEYHRELERNYSRLREALQPLLTQRLPQLLAPNAAGLRNSLNRASFRKADL, encoded by the exons AAAGCTGGATGCCCAGGTGAGGGCTGCTGTGGAGATGTACACGGAGGACTGGATCATCGCCCACAGGAG GTACCAGCACCTGAGTGCAGCATACAGCCCCATCACCATAGAGACGCAGCGAGAGAGGCAGAAGGGCCTCACCCGCCAGGTCTTCGAGCAGGACGCTTCTGGGGATGAGAGGTCCAGCCCGGAGGACTCG GATGACCCCCGGCACTCCTCAGGCTCCCCAGACGACACCCCACGAAGCAGTGGCGCCTCTGGCATCTTCGACCTGAGGAACTTGGCAGCCGACTCATTGCTGCCCTCACTGCTGGAGCGTGCAGCCCCGGAGGACGTGGACCGGCGCAATGAGGCCCTGCGGCGGCAACACCGGCCCCGTGCCCTGCTCGCCCTCTACCCGGCGCCCGACGAG GATGAGGCCGTGGAACGCTGCAGCCGCCCGGAGCCACCCCGAGAGCACTTCGGACAGAGGATCCTGGTCAAGTGTCTGTCGCTTAA GTTCGAGATAGAAATCGAGCCCATCTTTGGCATCTTGGCCCTGTACGATGTGCGGGAGAAAAAGAAG ATCTCGGAGAACTTCTACTTTGACCTGAACTCAGACTCCATGAAGGGCCTACTGCGGGCCCATGGCACCCATCCTGCCATCTCCACCCTGGCCCGCTCTGCCATCTTCTCCGTGACCTATCCCTCGCCCGACATCTTCTTGGTCATCAAG CTGGAGAAGGTGCTGCAGCAGGGGGACATCAGCGAGTGCTGCGAGCCCTACATGGTGATGAAGGAGGTGGACACAGCCAAG AACAAAGAGAAGCTAGAGAAGCTGCGCCTGGCGGCTGAGCAGTTCTGCACCCGTCTGGGCCGCTACCGCATGCCCTTCGCCTGGACGGCGGTGCACCTGGCCAACATTGTGAGCAGCGCGGGCCAGTCGGACCGGGACTCGGACTCGGAGGGCG AGCGCCGACCCACCTGGACTGACCGCCGCCGTCGGGGGCCCCAGGACCGGACGAGTAGCGGGGACGATGCCTGCAGCTTCTCCGGCTTCCGCCCAGCCACGCTAACTGTCACCAACTTCTTTAAGCAG GAAGCTGAGCGGCTCAGTGACGAGGACCTCTTCAAGTTCCTGGCTGACATGCGGCGCCCAACATCCCTGCTGCGGCGCCTGCGGCCCGTGACCG cccagctcaAGATTGacatctccccagcccctgagAACCCCCACTTCTGCCTCTCCCCGGAGCTGCTTCATGTCAAGCCCTACCCAGACCCCAGGGGTCGGCCCACCAAGGAGATCCTGGAGTTCCCCGCCCGTGAGGTCTACGCCCCGCACACCAGCTACAG GAACCTGCTGTACGTGTACCCGCACAGCCTCAACTTCAGCAGCCGCCAGGGCTCCGTGCGCAACCTAACTGTGCGAGTGCAGTACATGGCGGGCGAGGACCCCAGCCAGGCCCTGCCG GTCATCTTTGGCAAGTCCAGCTGCAGTGAGTTCACCCGCGAGGCCTTCACGCCGGTGGTCTACCATAACAA GTCCCCTGAATTCTACGAGGAGTTTAAGCTGCGTCTTCCGGCCTGTGTGACCGAGAACCACCACCTGCTCTTCACCTTCTACCACGTCAGCTGCCAGCCCCGGCCAGGCACGGCCCTGGAGACTCCTGTGGGCTTTACT tgGATCCCACTGCTGCAGCACGGCCGCCTGAGGACCGGCCCCTTCTGCCTCCCTGTGTCCGTGGATCAGCCCCCGCCCAGCTACTCCGTGCTCACACCGGAC GTGGCGCTGCCGGGCATGCGCTGGGTGGATGGCCACAAGGGTGTGTTCAGCGTGGAACTCACGGCTGTGTCCTCTGTGCACCCCCAG GACCCCTACCTGGACAAATTCTTCACCCTGGTGCACGTCCTGGAGGAAGGGGCCTTTCCATTCCGGCTCAAGGATGCCGTGCTCAGCGAGAGCACCGTGGAGCAGGAGCTGCGGGCCAGCCTGGTGGCCCTGCGACTCGCCAGCCCTGAACCCCTTGTCGCCTTCTCCCACCACGTACTGGACAAGCTCGTACGCCTGGTCGTGCGGCCCCCGATCATCGGCGGCCAGATCG TAAACCTGGGTCGTGTAGCCTTTGAAGCAATGGCTCACGTAGTCAGCCTCGTCCACCGGAGCCTGGAGGCTGCCCAGGACGCCCGTGGTCACTGCCCAGTGCTGGCTGCCTATGTCTACTATGCCTTCCGACTGCCTGGCACGGAGCCCAGCCTCCCAGGTG GGGCCCCTCCAGTGACGTTGCAGCCTGCCACTCTGGCCCGTGGCCCGGGCCGCCCCGCAAGCCTCTACCTGGCCCGCTCTAAGAGCATCAGCAGCAGCAACCCTGACCTGGCCGTGGCCCCTGGCTCCGTGGACGACGAGGTCTCCCGCATCCTGGCCAGCAAG GGTATCGACCGCTCACACTCCTGGGTGAATTCTGCTTATGCTCCAGGAGGCAGCAAGGCGGTGCTGCGACGGGCACCCCCTTATTGTGGGGCCGACCCCAGACAG GCCATCGACCGCAGCTCTAGCCGAACCTCTTCCTACCTCGAGGGCTCCTCCTCGGCCCCACCAGCCACCCAGCCGAGACCCACTGTGCAGAAG ctgctTCACGAGGAGCTGGCCCTGCAGTGGGTGGTCAGCGGCAGTGCCGTGCGCGAGGCTGTCCTGCAGCATGCCTGGTTCTTCTTCCAGCTCATG GTGAAAAGCATGGCGCTGCACCTGCTTCTGGGCCAGAAGCTGGACACACCCCGCAAGCTTCGCTTCCCTGGGCGCTTCCTGGATGACATTGCTGCCCTGGTGGGCTCTGTGGGCCTGGAGGTCATCACCCGCGTCCACAAG GACGTGGAGCTGGCCGAGCACCTCAACGCCAGCCTGGCCTTCTTCCTCAGTGATCTGCTGTCCCTGGTGGACCGCGGCTTTGTCTTCAGCCTGGTCCGGGCTCACTACAAGCAG GTGGCCACACGGCTGCAGTCGGCTCCCAACCCGGCGGTGCTGCTGACCCTGCGCATGGACTTCACCCGCATCCTATGCGGCCACGAGCACTATGTGACCCTCAACCTCCCCTGCTGCCCCCTGTCGCCCCCGGCCTCGCCCTCGCCCTCCGTATCTTCCACCACCTCGCAG AGCTCCACCTTTTCCAGCCAGGCCCCAGACCCCAAGGTGATCAGCATGTTCGAGCTGAGTGGGTCGTTCCGGCAGCAGCACTTCCTGGCTGGGCTCCTGCTGACGGaactggccctggccctggatCCTGAGGCCGAGGG GGCGTCCCTGCTGCACAAGAAGGCCATCAGTGCTGTCCACAGCCTGCTCTGTGGCCATGATGCTGACCCCCGCTACGCCGAGGCCACTGTGAAGGCCCGGGTGGCCGAGCTCTACCTGCCACTGCTGTCACTGGCGCGGGACACACTGCCACGGCTGCACGACTTTGCTG AGGGTCCAGGTCAGCGGTCAAGACTGGCTTCTATGCTCGACTCAGACACAGAAGGGGAAGGGGACATAGGAGGCACCATCAACCCCTCAGTGGCCATGGCCATCGCTGGTGGCCCCCTGGCCCCTGGCTCCCGGGCCAGCATCTCGCAGGGCCCAGCGACA GCTGCTCGCTCAGGCTGTGCCCTCTCTGCCGAGTCTAGCCGGACCTTGCTGGTGTGTGTGCTATGGGTCTTGAAGAATGCTGAGCCAGCCCTGCTGCAGCGCTGGGCTGCGGACCTGGCCCTCCCTCAGCTGGGTCGTCTCTTGGACTTGCTGTACCTCTGTCTGGCTGCCTTTGAATACAAG GGGAAAAAGGCCTTTGAACGTATCAACAGTCTCACGTTCAAGAAATCACTGGACATGAAGGCCCGGCTGGAGGAAGCTATCTTGGGCACCATCGGAGCCCGACAGGAGATGGTGCGACGGAGCCGTG AGAGGAGCCCATTTGGGAACCAGGAGAATGTACGCTGGCGGAAGAGCGTCACACACTGGAGACAAACCTCGGACCGTGTGGACAA GACCAAGGATGAAATGGAACACGAGGCCTTGGTGGATGGGAACTTGGCAACCGAGGCAAGCCTGGTGGTTCTGGATACACTGGAGATCATCGTGCAG ACGGTGATGCTGTCAGAGGCCCGGGAGAGTATCTTGGGCGCGGTACTAAAGGTTGTGTTGTACAGTCTGGGCAGTGCCCAGAGTGCCCTCTTCTTGCAGCATGGCCTGGCCACACAGCGGGCCCTGGTATCCAAG TTCCcagagctgctgtttgaggaGGACACGGAGCTGTGTGCTGACCTCTGCTTGAGGCTCCTGCGACACTGCGGGAGCCGCATCAGCGCCATCCGTACGCACGCCAGCGCCTCCCTCTACCTCCTCATGCGCCAGAATTTCGAGATTGGCAAC AACTTTGCCCGCGTGAAGATGCAAGTGACCATGTCGCTTTCATCCCTGGTGGGGACAACGCAGAACTTCAGCGAAGATCACCTGCGACGTTCACTCAAGACCATCCTCACCTATGCCGAGGAGGATGTGGGGCTGCGGGACAGCACCTTTGCTGAGCAG GTCCAGGACCTGATGTTCAACTTGCACATGATCCTGACTGACACGGTGAAGATGAAGGAGCATCAGGAGGACCCGGAAATGCTCATTGACCTCATGTACAG GATTGCCCGGGGCTACCAGGGCTCCCCAGACCTGCGGCTGACATGGCTGCAGAACATGGCGGGGAAGCACGCGGAGCTGGGCAACCACGCGGAGGCTGCGCAGTGCATGGTTCACGCGGCCGCCCTGGTGGCCGAGTACCTCGCTCTGCTGGAGGACAGCCGCCACCTGCCTGTGGGCTGCGTTTCCTTCCAG aacATCTCGTCCAACGTGCTGGAGGAGTCCGCCATCTCTGACGACATCCTGTCGCCTGATGAGGAGGGCTTCTGTTCCGGGAAGCACTTCACGGAGCTGGGGCTGGTGGGGCTGCTGGAACAGGCGGCCGCCTACTTCACCATG GGTGGGCTCTACGAGGCAGTGAATGAGGTCTACAAGACCCTCATCCCCATCCTGGAAGCCCACCGCGACTACAAGAAGCTGGCTGCCGTGCACGGCAAACTGCAGGAGGCCTTCACCAAGATCATGCACCAG AGCTCCGGCTGGGAG CGTGTGTTCGGGACGTATTTCCGCGTGGGCTTCTACGGTGCCCGCTTCGGTGACCTGGATGAACAGGAGTTCGTGTACAAGGAGCCGTCCATCACGAAGCTGGCCGAGATTTCACACAGGCTGGAG GAGTTCTACACGGAGAGGTTCGGGGAGGACGTGGTCCAGATCATCAAAGATTCTAACCCTGTGGACAAGACCAAGCTGGACCCCCAGAAG GCCTACATCCAGATCACGTACGTGGAGCCGCACTTTGACACCTATGAGCTCAAGGACCGGGTGACCTACTTCGACCGCAACTACGGGCTGCGAACCTTCCTGTTCTGCACGCCCTTCACGCCGGACGGGCGCGCACATGGAGAACTGCCCGAGCAGCACAAGCGCAAGACGCTGCTCAGCACAGACCACGCCTTCCCCTACATCAAGACACGAATCCGCGTGTGCCACCGGGAGGAG ACAGTGCTGACGCCAGTAGAGGTGGCCATTGAGGACATGCAGAAGAAGACTCGGGAGCTGGCCTTCGCCACCGAGCAGGACCCGCCTGATGCCAAAATGCTGCAGATGGTGCTGCAGGGCTCCGTGGGGCCCACTGTAAACCAG GGTCCACTGGAGGTGGCCCAGGTGTTTTTGGCCGAGATCCCGCAAGACCCTAAGCTCTTCAGGCATCACAACAAGCTGCGGCTCTGTTTCAAGGACTTCTGCAAGAA GTGCGAGGATGCGCTGCGGAAGAACAAAGCCCTGATTGGGCCGGACCAGAAGGAGTACCACCGTGAGCTGGAGCGCAACTACTCCCGCCTGCGGGAGGCtctgcagcccctgctcacccagCGCCTGCCTCAGCTGCTGGCGCCAAATGCAGCCGGCCTCAG GAACTCCTTGAACAGAGCAAGTTTCCGGAAGGCTGACCTCTGA